AGCCGCAGACCCCTATTGCAGAAGCAATAGATATTTTTGAGAAAGCGAGTGAGGAGCGAGGGCAGCGGGTATTCGGGATGATGGTAACCGACGAAGCAGGGCGATTGGTAGGCATGCTTTCCATGTACGATATTCTTCTTCTCATGCGCCCCAAGCATATTCACATCTGGGGGGAAATGAAAGACATCGACGTCAGCGGATTCATAAGAGAAGCCTGTGAACGGGCCAAACCGATCCTCGTCGGGGACATCATGACCACCGAAGTGGTCACCATAGAACCCGACACACACCTCATGCTCATCGTGGATATCATGATCAAAAAACATATCCGCCGTCTCCCCGTCATCGATAACGGAAAGGTCGTAGGAATTGTTTATATTTCAACCGTTTTTCATCATCTCATGAAGCAGATGAAGCGTTGAACACGAGACAGTTTGAGTGTTTCCCATGCAAGCCACTGATCGCAAGAATGTTTTAAGTCATTTGAAAGTCCGGGAGGCCATGCGCAAGCTTGCCGTTCACGTGCCTCGTGGCGCCCCTTTGGAACGCGCCGCCCGATTCACTATCAAATATA
This region of Desulforhabdus amnigena genomic DNA includes:
- a CDS encoding CBS domain-containing protein; translation: MSLTARDVMDTRYRTLQPQTPIAEAIDIFEKASEERGQRVFGMMVTDEAGRLVGMLSMYDILLLMRPKHIHIWGEMKDIDVSGFIREACERAKPILVGDIMTTEVVTIEPDTHLMLIVDIMIKKHIRRLPVIDNGKVVGIVYISTVFHHLMKQMKR